The genomic region ATGTCGATGTCGAGGATGCGGGCGTGGGCGTGCGGGCTGCGCAGCACCGCGGCGTGCAGCGTGCTGGGGTCGGCGTGCACGTCGTCGACGTAGCGGCCCTGGCCGCGCAGGAAGCGCTGGTCCTCGGTGCGCTGGACCTTCTGACCCATCAGCTTGGTGGTCACCGCTGGACCTCCACGGGCGCGTCGGGCTGCTGGCCGACGGGACGCTGGCCGTCGGGATGCTGGGGGTCGGCGAGCTCGGCGGCGCGCTCGACGGCCTTGACGATGTTCTGGTAGCCGGTGCAGCGGCACAGGTTGCCGGCGACCATCTCGCGGGCCTCGTCGTGCGAGGGGTGGGGGTTCTCGCGCAGGCAGGCGGTGACGGTGGTGAGGAACCCCGGCGTGCAGAAGCCGCACTGCAGCCCGTGGCACTCAGCGAACGCCTGCTGGACCGGCCCGAGCGAGCCGTCCTCGCGGGTCAGGCCCTCGACGGTGGTGATCTCGGTGTCGACCGCGGAGACCGCGAACATCAGGCAGGCCCGCACGGGCTGGCCGTCGACGAGCACCGTGCACGCCCCGCAGACGCCGTGCTCGCAGCCGACGTGGGTGCCGGTGAGGCCGAGGTCGTGGCGCAGCGCGTCGGAGAGCAGCCGCCGCGCGGGCAGCTCCACCTCCCGGGTCACCCCGTTGACGCTCAACCTGATCCGGTGCAGTTCCTCGCTCATGCCGCAGCCTCCCGAGCCTTGGTGACCACGCGCCGGACCAGGGTGCGCACGAGCTGCGCGCGGTAGCCGGCGGTGGCGTGGATGTCTTCGGCCGGGTCGAGGTGCGCCAGTGCGGCCTCGCCCAGCTCGTCGTCAGGAACGCCGGTGAGGTCGACGACCGTGGGGACGTCGCTCACCGACACGAAGCCCGCGCGCACGCTCTCGCCGTGCACGACCGCGGCGACGCCGGCCAGGGCGTAGTCGCCCTGGCGCCGCGAGATCTCCTCGAAGGCCACCCCCGCCCCGGCGGGCAGGGCGGGGAAGAACGCGGAGGTCGCGATCTCGTCGGGCCGCAGCGCGGACTCCATCGGGCCGAGGAACAGCTCCTCGGCCGGGATCGTGCGGGTGCCCCCGGTCGACGCCGCCTCGACCGAGCCGCCGAGCAGACTCAGCACCACCGGCATCTCGGCGGCGGCGTCGGCGTGGACGATCGAGCCGACGGTGGTGCCGCGGTTGCGGATCGTGGCGTGGGCGACGTGGGCGAGCGCCTCGGGGACCAGCGGCTGCACCCGTCGTACGTCGGGGTGGGCCAGCAGGTCGGCGTGGCGTACCAGCGCCCCGACGCGGACCCCGGCCTCGGACACCTCGATGGTGTCGAGGCCGGGGATCGCGGTGATGTCGACCAGGGCGTGCGGTGCCGCGATCCGCATCGAGAGCAGCGGCACCAGGCTCTGTCCGCCCGCGAGTACCTTCGCGTAGCTCTCGCCGGCGAGAGTCTCCAGAGCCTCGGCGAGGGTGGTCGGTCGGTGGTAGGCGAACGGAGCAGGCTTCACGGTTTCCTTCGGCAGCGATCAGTGCTTGTGGTCGTGGTGGTGGGGTGCCGCGTGGTCCTCGACGTTGGTGCCGGGACGCCCCACGGTGATCACCGCGCCGTCGTCACGGTCCGACGGCGCCACGAGGCGGGCCACGTGGTAGCCGAGGACGACCACCAGGGTGCCGAGGGCGATGCCGGTGAGGACGAAGTCGTCGGTGAACTTCAGCTGTGCCTCGCCGATCGCGAGGATGATTCCAGCGCCGATCGGCACCAGGTTGACCGGGTTGGCGAAGTTGACGCCGTTCTCCCGCCAGATCTTGGCACCGAGCAGGCCGATCATCCCGTAGAGGACCAGGGTGATGCCGCCGAGGACGGCCGGCGGGGTCGCGTTGACGATCTCCCCGAACTTCGGCACCAGACCGAGCAGGATCGCGACCAGCGCGGCGACGAAGTAGGCGGCCGTCGAGTAGACGCGGGTGGCGGCCATGACGCCGATGTTCTCGGCGTAGGTGGTGGTCGGCGAGCCACCGACGGAGGTGGCGATGACGGTCGCGACGCCGTCCGCGCCGACCGCGCGGCCCATGACCGGGTCGAGGTCGGCCCCGGTCATCTCCGAGACCGCCTTGACGTGGCCGACGTTCTCGGCGACGAGGGCGATCA from Nocardioides sp. dk884 harbors:
- a CDS encoding (2Fe-2S)-binding protein, which translates into the protein MSEELHRIRLSVNGVTREVELPARRLLSDALRHDLGLTGTHVGCEHGVCGACTVLVDGQPVRACLMFAVSAVDTEITTVEGLTREDGSLGPVQQAFAECHGLQCGFCTPGFLTTVTACLRENPHPSHDEAREMVAGNLCRCTGYQNIVKAVERAAELADPQHPDGQRPVGQQPDAPVEVQR
- a CDS encoding FAD binding domain-containing protein, coding for MKPAPFAYHRPTTLAEALETLAGESYAKVLAGGQSLVPLLSMRIAAPHALVDITAIPGLDTIEVSEAGVRVGALVRHADLLAHPDVRRVQPLVPEALAHVAHATIRNRGTTVGSIVHADAAAEMPVVLSLLGGSVEAASTGGTRTIPAEELFLGPMESALRPDEIATSAFFPALPAGAGVAFEEISRRQGDYALAGVAAVVHGESVRAGFVSVSDVPTVVDLTGVPDDELGEAALAHLDPAEDIHATAGYRAQLVRTLVRRVVTKAREAAA